In Capsicum annuum cultivar UCD-10X-F1 chromosome 11, UCD10Xv1.1, whole genome shotgun sequence, one genomic interval encodes:
- the LOC107847727 gene encoding serine/threonine-protein phosphatase PP2A-2 catalytic subunit isoform X2, translating into MPRIRIICLWAIMLEKVGEKFLFICYVSFGAKDDKLIKAYTCKNPHRGYYSVETVTLLVALKVRYRDRITILRGNHESRQITQVYGFYDECLRKYGNANVWKYFTDLFDYLPLTALIESQIFCLHGGLSPSLDTLDNVRSLDRIQEVPHEGPMCDLLWSDPDDRCGWGISPRGAGYTFGQDIASQFNHTNGLSLISRAHQLVMEGYNWCQDKNVVTVFSAPNYCYRCGNMAAILEISENMEQNFLQFDPAPRQIEPDTTRKTPDYFL; encoded by the exons ATGCCCCGGATACGAATTATTTGTTTATGGGCGATTATGTTG GAAAAAGTGGGAGAGAAGTTTCTCTTCATTTGTTATGTTTCATTCGGTGCCAAAGACGACAAGTTGATAAAAGCGTACACATGCAAAAATCCTC ACCGTGGATACTATTCTGTCGAGACTGTCACACTGTTGGTTGCTCTGAAGGTCCGATATAGAGATAGAATCACAATTCTTAGGGGAAACCACGAAAGCCGGCAAATCACTCAAGT GTATGGGTTTTATGATGAATGCTTGAGGAAGTATGGAAATGCTAATGTTTGGAAGTATTTCACCGATCTCTTTGATTATCTACCATTGACAGCACTCATTGAGAGTCAG ATATTCTGTTTGCATGGAGGACTCTCACCATCCCTTGATACTCTCGACAACGTCCGATCACTGGACCGTATACAAGAG GTGCCACATGAAGGGCCGATGTGTGATCTTCTATGGTCTGATCCAGACGATCGCTGTGGTTGGGGAATATCACCTCGAGGGGCTGGGTACACGTTTGGACAGGATATAGCATCTCAGTTCAATCACACTAATGGTCTCTCGCTGATTTCTAGAGCCCATCAGCTTGTCATGGAAGGTTATAATTGGTGTCAG GATAAGAATGTTGTAACGGTATTTAGTGCTCCAAACTATTGTTACCGATGTGGTAATATGGCTGCAATTCTAGAAATAAGCGAAAACATGGAGCAGAATTTCCTTCAGTTTGACCCAGCTCCACGACAGATTGAGCCTGATACTACAAGGAAGACTCCCGACTATTTCTTGTGA
- the LOC107847727 gene encoding serine/threonine-protein phosphatase PP2A-2 catalytic subunit isoform X1, whose amino-acid sequence MPSHADVDRQIEQLMECKPLAEAEVKILCDQARAILVEEWNVQPVKCPVTVCGDIHGQFYDLIELFRIGGNAPDTNYLFMGDYVDRGYYSVETVTLLVALKVRYRDRITILRGNHESRQITQVYGFYDECLRKYGNANVWKYFTDLFDYLPLTALIESQIFCLHGGLSPSLDTLDNVRSLDRIQEVPHEGPMCDLLWSDPDDRCGWGISPRGAGYTFGQDIASQFNHTNGLSLISRAHQLVMEGYNWCQDKNVVTVFSAPNYCYRCGNMAAILEISENMEQNFLQFDPAPRQIEPDTTRKTPDYFL is encoded by the exons ATGCCGTCACATGCGGATGTAGATCGGCAGATCGAGCAATTGATGGAGTGCAAGCCGTTAGCGGAAGCGGAGGTGAAAATTTTGTGTGATCAAGCGAGAGCGATACTTGTGGAGGAATGGAATGTGCAACCGGTGAAATGTCCGGTGACTGTATGTGGTGATATACATGGACAGTTTTATGATCTGATTGAGCTTTTTCGTATAGGGGGAAATGCCCCGGATACGAATTATTTGTTTATGGGCGATTATGTTG ACCGTGGATACTATTCTGTCGAGACTGTCACACTGTTGGTTGCTCTGAAGGTCCGATATAGAGATAGAATCACAATTCTTAGGGGAAACCACGAAAGCCGGCAAATCACTCAAGT GTATGGGTTTTATGATGAATGCTTGAGGAAGTATGGAAATGCTAATGTTTGGAAGTATTTCACCGATCTCTTTGATTATCTACCATTGACAGCACTCATTGAGAGTCAG ATATTCTGTTTGCATGGAGGACTCTCACCATCCCTTGATACTCTCGACAACGTCCGATCACTGGACCGTATACAAGAG GTGCCACATGAAGGGCCGATGTGTGATCTTCTATGGTCTGATCCAGACGATCGCTGTGGTTGGGGAATATCACCTCGAGGGGCTGGGTACACGTTTGGACAGGATATAGCATCTCAGTTCAATCACACTAATGGTCTCTCGCTGATTTCTAGAGCCCATCAGCTTGTCATGGAAGGTTATAATTGGTGTCAG GATAAGAATGTTGTAACGGTATTTAGTGCTCCAAACTATTGTTACCGATGTGGTAATATGGCTGCAATTCTAGAAATAAGCGAAAACATGGAGCAGAATTTCCTTCAGTTTGACCCAGCTCCACGACAGATTGAGCCTGATACTACAAGGAAGACTCCCGACTATTTCTTGTGA